A part of Perca fluviatilis chromosome 15, GENO_Pfluv_1.0, whole genome shotgun sequence genomic DNA contains:
- the LOC120575047 gene encoding uncharacterized protein LOC120575047, whose protein sequence is MDTRFIVEQVQRMRPSSFSEEERHRYKAEKMMLRQFLLMKQQDQLPDYLSVGDMKTWLLTGRSFLEEFQEIIDRTGIDHLFTAEVAWTTARLFCLGQMEEELLEELDKERCLSQLFSRKVTLEGLQMLVSVIHPKAEKDAQTYLSALHSKLLDIFGGIQIASGPLYAGDAKPAELLELEQSYAALVPEVVDTALKFLLEEPERENKSEAASAEIGKLLTNSAFPCLSRFGRVSKTLLLRVCTKEAQSMVEAISNRFDRCSKSFKLMDYDESYYSATEGVISAIQDMDREMQTDASIQAHFQLEEGPVEEREASPWVALDKEVDFIPKDVTEDTYRKVEATLVQDSVVQNMANDEQMDASSQAQVRLEDGLLKKRETSLDVSPLEELEEGPVDEMEASPRNALDEEVDTFPNDATEDTYNKEDTLVQDSAIQDMDHEVQFTASSQAHLQLEEGLLEDREASLKVFFSKELEEGLVEERKALPRDSLEEMATMLSLADGDTSSVTLETIVAVILDDMEVLQQGEVEEYETQDFLVQDCDKKKKKGVRAFFCGFRKMMTCCFCFH, encoded by the exons ATGGACACCCGCTTCATTGTTGAACAAGTCCAAAGAATGAGACCGTCCTCTTTCTCAGAGGAAGAGCGGCACCGCTACAAAGCAGAA AAAATGATGCTGAGGCAGTTTCTGCTCATGAAGCAGCAGGATCAACTTCCTGATTATTTATCAGTCGGAGACATGAAGACCTGGCTGCTGACAGGAAGAAGCTTTCTGGAGGA GTTTCAGGAAATAATTGACAGGACAGGGATTGATCATCTGTTCACAGCTGAAGTG GCCTGGACCACGGCGAGACTCTTCTGTCTCGGTCAGATGGAAGAAGAGCTCCTGGAAGAGCTGGACAAAGAACGGTGTCTTTCCCAGCTGTTCAGCAGGAAGGTCACACTGGAGGGCCTTCAGATGCTTGTCTCAGTCATCCACCCGAAAGCAGAAAAGGATGCGCAAACCTACCTTTCAGCCCTGCACAGCAAGCTGCTTGACATCTTTGGTGGCATTCAGATCGCCAGCGGCCCGCTCTATGCAGGGGACGCCAAACCAGCAGAGCTCTTGGAGCTGGAACAGAGTTATGCGGCGCTGGTACCAGAGGTGGTGGACACTGCTCTTAAGTTCCTCCTGGAAGAACCAGAGCGGGAAAACAAGAGTGAAGCCGCCAGCGCTGAGATTGGCAAACTGCTGACTAACTCAGCATTTCCCTGCCTCTCTCGGTTTGGAAGGGTTTCTAAAACTCTTCTGCTCCGTGTCTGCACCAAAGAAGCTCAATCCATGGTCGAAGCCATCTCTAACAGGTTCGACAGGTGCTCCAAGTCCTTCAAGCTGATGGACTATGATGAAAGCTATTACAGTGCTACAGAGGGCGTCATCTCTGCCATCCAGGATATGGACCGTGAAATGCAGACTGATGCATCCATCCAGGCTCACTTTCAGCTGGAAGAGGGACCCGTGGAGGAGAGGGAGGCTTCTCCATGGGTTGCTCTGGATAAAGAGGTAGACTTTATACCAAAAGATGTTACGGAGGACACGTACAGAAAAGTCGAGGCAACCCTCGTTCAGGACTCTGTCGTCCAGAATATGGCCAATGACGAGCAGATGGATGCATCCAGCCAGGCTCAAGTTCGACTGGAAGATGGACTTCTGAAGAAGAGGGAGACTTCTCTGGACGTCTCTCCTTTGGAGGAGCTGGAAGAGGGACCCGTGGATGAGATGGAGGCTTCTCCACGCAATGCTCTGGATGAAGAGGTTGACACTTTCCCAAATGATGCGACTGAGGACACATACAATAAAGAGGACACCCTGGTTCAGGACTCTGCCATCCAGGATATGGACCATGAAGTGCAGTTTACTGCATCCAGCCAGGCTCACCTTCAGCTGGAAGAGGGACTTCTGGAGGACAGGGAGGCTTCTCTTAAGGTCTTTTTCTCAAAGGAGCTGGAAGAGGGACTCGTGGAAGAGAGGAAGGCTTTGCCACGAGACTCTCTTGAGGAGATGGCCACCATGTTAAGCCTAGCTGATGGGGACACATCTTCTGTCACACTGGAGACCATTGTGGCTGTGATCTTGGATGATATGGAAGTACTGCAGCAGGGGGAAGTGGAGGAATATGAGACACAGGACTTCCTGGTTCAGGACTGtgataagaagaagaagaagggagtGCGTGCCTTTTTCTGTGGTTTCCGGAAGATGATGACATGTTGCTTTTGTTTCCACTAA